Below is a genomic region from Littorina saxatilis isolate snail1 unplaced genomic scaffold, US_GU_Lsax_2.0 scaffold_417, whole genome shotgun sequence.
acacgacacaACTCAACAGTATGGCTGCTTCCTCTGCAGAGTAGCACGTGTTGTTGAAGTAATTCTATGTGAAAGCTGAAAGCTGGCACATAATTATCTGTGGCGATGAAAACGTACGCGGGAAAGAGGGTACCTTTAAAGGCTGTCATTAATTGCACTTCGCGAAGTCTCTTTTCCCTAACACTCACTGCTAAAGCTTCAGCCAGCTTCGTGgagaagacttcgcgaagtctcttTTCCCTAACATTCACTGCTAAAGCTTCAGCCAGCTTCGTggagtagacttcgcgaagtctcttTTCCCTAACATTCACTGCTAAAGCTTCAGCCAGCTTCGTGGAGTAGATTTCGCGAAGCGGACTTCGCCAAAGTATTGACGGACTTAAAGGGAGCTTTCACAACAGTATCTGAtgctcgcaacaacaacaagaaaatatATACATCTATATAAATATTTTCTTAAAAACAGAAAAGGAAAGAAATGGTTAGCCTGtgagcacacatacacacacgcacacacacagtagacagtGTCGCATTCAATCGTGAATAGATGTACAGTTCACACTCTCCTTTTAGCCCGCACACAAAAATTACTCAGAATAATCACTGCAAGAAATACTACTCGGTTGCTGAAAACTTTCAGCATGGGATACACTTACCAATGAGTCTGAGTAGTattgcagccctgaaagtctaataaatggtgtactcgcctttggctagtgattcggAAAATTTACTatccagagagcaaactttactagccaaaccaacaatttgtttcagcaattttactcgcatttgtcgagtagatgaacatttctactcgccagatATATGTTTCtgctcgccatggcgagtaaaatactcgccactttcaggcctgaatTGGTAACATTGAGTTAATAACCAAAAttgtcttgattttttttttaaactatacAAAATATTGCTTCAAATAAAACGGCAGTTTCCCGAATCAAAAGCTACGAGTGATCCCTACCCAAGTAAAATATTCTGGACATATCTGGGATGGTTTAAAATGACGGTTCACGTTGGAAGAACGATATGTTAAAGCTGCGGAAAACAGCTTCAACCTCCGTACATGTTTAATCTGTATCTTGCTTGTACCAAATGCAGAAGCTTGGTCCAGCTTACACAATGTTTACCCTTCCAAAACAGAAAagatttcaaacacacacatacacaccgcaCACAAGTTTGCCGAGAAGACATTACATAGTATCCATAATACTCTCGATCTCCTTCTGAGGGGCATTCACTAGTATAACCTGTCAGGGATGTTGCCacgaatgttttttttttcttttttgacaaCATTTCTCAAGTGGCCACACAAAGTTTAGCATTATTTGCAAGTTATAAGGCAGTCCTTGGCCAGTACCTTTCCCCAACCGTGAACAAGTTCTGTCAAAATCACGGCAATGTGTTAGGCGATTGGTATAAGTTTCGGCGTTTCGCCGATTGCCGAAGCAAGCCAAGCAGCATCTCTGCTTTTGCATTATTTGTTACTTTCATGTAATACTTTGTCATATATACACGCACGTTCAGCAGAATTAAAGCTATATTAGACATTTGGATAGACCAGCGATCGCAGCGCCATTCCAAGCTACCGGACAGTTAACTGTTCCGAGTCTTGGTTTGTAGTTaaaatgtgtatatgtgttgcTTCCTTGAAGCATCGTCCAAATGCTTCACAAGTGGTCTCGCTTGAATGGCACGTCACGAGGGAACAACTGAGCGTCACGCTGCACGATAACGTCACTCGGGTATTGTGTCCTCAGGAGAAGGAACAGGTCTTCCGTCAGCCCACCGCACACTACCATGGCCTGCTGGAGAGAGCAATTAAACAGAAATAAATGAGCATGACAAACATTATTGGTCACATTAAGAAGAACCGTGAGTAAAACCACTGGGGgtatttaactcattgtctcccaggcaCGGATGTAtctgtacccactcatatggcgctatctgaccaggtacggatatatccgctcagactgttagcttcagtcgcttcctgtaacgtccatataacgcctgcattccagcgtgttgatatacagttactacacagttactacaattctgagtgacctgctgcagcacagctggtctcggctaaaaaaaaaaaattggtcaacataggtggggtagaaattGTTATTCGAGCAATGTGAGCTGTTTTAACAAGCTGAAGGTTTGAAAGTGAGGACGACATATAGGTGCCgtgccagccagccaaccaactTACAAGTGGATGAACGATTGACCAAatgccaaccaaccaaccgcgCGCCCTGTACTTTAGCAACTGAAtaagcaaataaaaaaaacaaaattacgCGCCatgccaaccaaccaaccaacctatcAAATAATACACCAATCGCCAATCCAACCGACCGACCagggcgcgcacacacacacacacacacacacacacacacacacacacccacacacacaacacacacacacacacacacagacacacacaccacacacacacacacacgcacacacacacacactcaaaccacacaaacacgcgcgcgcgcacgcacacaccactctctctctctctctctctctctctctctctctctctctctctctctctctctctgtgttagtgacacagacaaactgacacactATCAAACACACCCTCTTcctaaccttgaacggttgaaaacgacgttaaacaccaaataaagaaagaaagaaagacacccTCTTCCCTACAAACCGCctctaacacccccccccccaccctccaccTTCCCTCATATCCAGTATCCGTCCACTCCACTCCTCCCCTCTCCAcacaccccgccccccccccccctctcacctTTCGCTGCTGCCTTTTTGTTGGTTCTGCGCAGAATGCCGGAGGGGCTGGGAGGGGCGCGGGCCAGGATGAGAGTGGGTTTCACCCGGGTGCCCACGTAGCTGTCAGCATCGTCACAAGTCCTGTACCCGCTGACAGCCCGCAGCGCCGCACGTGCTATCGAAGCCTTCATCGCCGAGTTTGTGTCAGGACTGTCCGAGTTCTCTGAGCCAGCCGCTGCAAGTACTACAGTCGACGGGTCGACGTTTTCAGACACTGTGTCGGTATCCATATCTTCGTTGCCGTTGCCGTCGAGAAGGTCTTCGTTGCCGTTGGTGTCTGTAGGAGTCCAGGTGGGGGAGAGGAGGTGATCGGGAGAGTCGTCCTCATCGGTGTCCGGGAGGTTAAACCTTGCGGTCTTGCGGTGAGAGTTGGTAGGTTTGACGGTAGAGGTGGCGGCGGCGGCGGCGGGGTGGGATGTTGGTTGATGGTGGGGGTTGGTAGCGTAGCTCAGCTGCTGAAAAGGCGATTCGTAGATCTCGGAGAGATTTTGTTCGATGGCGCTGCTTCTCTCTTCAAAACAAGCGCTATTTGCATCATTCGGACCGTTCTGGCTGCTACCGTCTTCGGCCAAAATCCTCACACTGTTTTCCGACACAATGGCCCATTGGCCTTGGCCCTCGACACTTTTCCCACTCAGATTCAGACTGTTTTCGATGCTGGCCACAGTTAGTCTACCGCCATCTTCCCACATGGCCGGTAACTCTTCCGAGTCTTCTGGCATAAGGGGAGGCAACTGCTCGAACTCCTGGAGGCTCATCACGTGACCGTTCGAAGGTGCTTCTGTCGGATTGTTGTCTGCGCTATCCATGTCCACGTGAAGGGTTTGTGAAGAAATGACATAACAGTTTTCGTTGGCGTTAAAAACTGTGGGCAGATCTTGAGCCAGATGAATCTGCGCAGGATTCTCACACACTTCAGCCAGCTTGGAGATTTTCAAATTGACAAAACTCTAATGGCATCTGTCACACTGAGTATCTGTTCTGAAGGTCTCAAGCGGCAAAATACTGCCTGCCGATTAGTGTGACAGACACGTGTTATTCAGTGAAGGTGTATAATGTTCTAAACTAGGCAAAATACGTCTTTGGGGTCTTCTAGCTCTTGCCTTGCACTACACTTACAAGCATTTAACGTACGTAGGCGACGAAATTACAGGGTTAGACAGTTGTAAATGAATGTAAGTGATTTTTCCCATCCAGAAATATTAGCACTACGCTTGCACCTGTTCTCCCATCAACTTTAAACTTCACACCATTTCAAGGAGTTCAAGGTCTTCAGAATCATCAGCTAGTTCAAACGTTTGAAGCTCTTCACAACGTTCAAGGTCACTGCTAGAAATTGAGTCTATCTGAGCATCAGAGTCAGAATCACTTCGTGGAGAGTGTACTGTCACAGCACAAGAACACAGATCTCGACAAACAAGAGCAAAACCCTCAAGACCAATACTGTGATTTAGTCCAACTCGAGCACAGCACTGGTTACAATAATCCGTGAAATTCACTGAACAAACTGGAAGGATGGTGTGGCTATATGGCGTACGTACTTTTTTCAGATGTGTATCACTGGCAGAAGTTTCTCTCGCTCGTACAGCGCACACAAGATAACCTGTAGACGGTCTGCAATACACAAGCGTGCAATTCAACCTACCAAGACTGCTCTTCAAACTTGTGATGGTGGCTGTTGTTACACTGAAAGCTGAGTGAGTAGGGGTAGCGGTGATGTGAAGAACGTCCTGCGCTATATCCCAGGAAGAAGACGAGGTGTGTGAAGATGATGAAGAGTCGAAAAAGATGAAAGAAGGCGAGTGTGGTGTAAAAGACGACGATGAAGAAGACGAAGACGGCGATGCACTCAAATCTGACGATGGCGAGTGCAGAGTAAACGACGACAAGGGAAACGACGAAGAAAGTAACACAGACAAATCCGAAGATGTCAAGGATGACTCGGACGAAGGAATAAAAGACGAAGATGTCAAGGATGACTCGGACGAAGGAATAAAAGACGAAGATGTCAAGGATGACTCGGACGAAGGAATAAAAGACGAAGATGTCAAGGATGACTCGGACGAAGGAATAAAAGACGAAGATGTCAAGGATGACTCGGACGAAGGAATAAAAGACGAAGATGTCAAGGATGACTCGGACGAAGGAATAAAAGACGAAGATGTCAAGGATGACTCGGACGAAGGAATAAAAGACGAAGATGTCAAGGATGACTCGGACGAAGGAATAAAAGACGAAGATGTCAAGGATGACTCGGACGAAGGAATAAAAGACGAAGATGTCAAGGATGACTCGGACGAAGGAATAAAAGACGAAGATGTCAAGGATGACTCGGACGAAGGAATAAAAGACGAAGAGGGGATGAAAACACACGTACTTTTATCGTCCGCACACTGAGCACATGAGGGCGACAGATTCAAAATAGATGTCTTTCGAGCGTCGACTGAAAGAATTTTCAAAAACGAACTCGAAAAATCGCAGTCTTGTCGGTCCTCTGGAACACTAAACAACGAAGCAGCCGATGCGTTCTGTTTGTCTTCAGAAAGAATACACCATGATGAATTTGCAGAGTCGAAAGGGTTCTGATACTCTTGTGACAGATTGCGCAAGGACGAACCCTCTGCAGCAAAAGCGTTCTGATTCCTTCGTGGCTGAACACAAGAAAACGAATCAGCTAAGGCAAAAGTGTTCTGATTTTCTCGTGACAAAACAATCGACGACGAAGCAACCGAGGTGGAAGTGTTCCGATTCTCTttagaagacgaagacgaacaAAACGAAACACGCGTGTTCTGATCGTTCCTTGATAAATCAGCCAAGAAAATGGCGTTCTGATTCTCTGTAGATGTCACACACGAAGACGAACAATGAGAAGAAACAAAGGTTTTCTTGTCGTCGTATAACAGAACACTTGAAGACGATAACGACCACGACGACGGAGATGAAGAACAAGGAGACGACGACGGCGACGAAGACGAAAAAGACgacaacgaagaagaagaagaagaaaacaaagggCTCTTCTTATTCTTGGTACCCTCACAGCAGTGACCAGAACTTTCACAATGTGACCACTGCCACTGGGTGTCCTCTGTCCATGCAGAGCAAATCGGCTGGCCTTGGTCAGATGGTATCACGCGACAGGTCAGCCTAAGCTTTGAAAACATCTACCACCACCGCCGGTCAAGCCTGCAAAAACAACAGCAGAGGAATTAATTGTTAGGTCAATCGTCTGGTCAAGGAAGAGTGTAATTGACAAAgtacagtacatgtatgtgagCTAATATTGTGACAAAGGGATATATTGACTGTGAGGAAGTATACAGAACGTTCGTGTGTATTCCAGAAAATGAATAGTACCTGGTGTTAATGATCCGTTACTTGGAGCATTACAGTGATGTTTGAAATGAGATCTAGAACACGAAAATAATAgtcctctccccccaccccccaccccccacccccccacacacacattaattttATTATGTCTTTTTGAAAAAACGATCATTAGACTgtacaaaacaaatgaaataATTTACggataaaacaaaaactttacagacagaaagacaaacagacagacagacagacagacagacgaacggacggacggacggacggacggacggacggacggacagaccgacaaaccgacagacagacagacagacagacagacagacagacagacggacggacggaaagtcagacagacagacagacagacagactaattTTGGATAAGGCAAAAGAAAAGTAAAAAGTATAATAAATATATCACCATTCCTCgtcaaactgattttgtttcagtttgaggttgACCCCATTCAAATTAAAGATAGAGCGGTCTTGTATATGTATCGAATTAGATCACACACGTTTGCGTTTTGGAGAGGAGTGAAGAACTCAAACCTATTGGAAGATACCAACTATGTtcaaacattttgtcaaaacttgactaaatgtaaaaacttatATGCAAGCTGGCAATACCTGACCTTAAAAATCACTACTTTCTTGTTGTTattcacgagagagagagagagagagagagagagagagagagagagagagagagagagagagatagagagagagagagagagagagatagagagagagggagctaaagatagtgtgagagagagagagagagagagagagagagagagagagaaacagagaggcagacagacagacaaacagacagagagacagacagacagacagacagacagacagacagacagacagacagagggagagagaggagagagagggagctaaagatagagagagagagacagagacaaagagagagagacacacagagacagacagacagacagacatacagacagacaggcagacagacagacagacccaaaaaaagagagagacagggggaggGGCTTCTTGTCACCAACGTGGGAGGTAATATTTGTCGCGGCTGCTGCTGCATGATTGAGCACCC
It encodes:
- the LOC138956674 gene encoding uncharacterized protein; protein product: MDSADNNPTEAPSNGHVMSLQEFEQLPPLMPEDSEELPAMWEDGGRLTVASIENSLNLSGKSVEGQGQWAIVSENSVRILAEDGSSQNGPNDANSACFEERSSAIEQNLSEIYESPFQQLSYATNPHHQPTSHPAAAAATSTVKPTNSHRKTARFNLPDTDEDDSPDHLLSPTWTPTDTNGNEDLLDGNGNEDMDTDTVSENVDPSTVVLAAAGSENSDSPDTNSAMKASIARAALRAVSGYRTCDDADSYVGTRVKPTLILARAPPSPSGILRRTNKKAAAKAGHGSVRWADGRPVPSPEDTIPE
- the LOC138956676 gene encoding high mobility group nucleosome-binding domain-containing protein 5-like, whose protein sequence is MKEGECGVKDDDEEDEDGDALKSDDGECRVNDDKGNDEESNTDKSEDVKDDSDEGIKDEDVKDDSDEGIKDEDVKDDSDEGIKDEDVKDDSDEGIKDEDVKDDSDEGIKDEDVKDDSDEGIKDEDVKDDSDEGIKDEDVKDDSDEGIKDEDVKDDSDEGIKDEDVKDDSDEGIKDEDVKDDSDEGIKDEEGMKTHVLLSSAH